The Thermoanaerobacterales bacterium genome includes the window GGGTTACGGATCTCATGCGCCACACCCGCGACGAACTTGCCCAGGGAGGCCAGCTTCTCCTGGCGCCGCATGCGTTCCTCCAGGCGGTTCTTCTCTGTGACGTCCTTGCAGGTGAGAACCACGCCGACTGCCTCCTGGCGGGCGTTGAACAAAAGGCCGGTCGTGCAGACCAGGTCCTTGACCTCCCCTCCGGGGGTCGTCCATTGTGCGCTATGCTCCTTTACCGTCTCCCCGCCGTCCAGGGCACGGGCGATGAGTTCGCGGGCCGGGGAGCCGGCCGGGAGAACGGCCCGGAAGTCCTGCTCCAGGTCTTCGTCGGTCAGACCGAAGATCCGGGTCGCCGACGGGTTGGCGGTCATCAGCCGGCCGTCCATGTCCACGGCGACGATACCGGCGTCGATGCTGTCCAGGATGATCTCGTTGTAGCTCTGAACCTCTCCCAGGCGTGCCGCCAGATGGTTCACCGCGTTGGCGATTTCCCCCAGCTCTCCGACCGCCGGAGGCAAGCGGTAGCCCAGGTCGTTCTCCAGGTGCCGCAGTCCGTCCTTGACCTCGATCGTCATCCGGAGGAAACGGTTCAGGATGAAAAAGAACCCTCCCACGCCGACCAGAACGCCGACCATGATCACCACGTAGGCCTCGGTTCGTACGCGGCTCAAGCGCTTGTAAATGGCATTCATGTTCTCCCGCGCCAGGACCAGGCCGATGACCTCTCCGTTCCGCTCCAGGGGCATGTAGGCCTCCAGCAGGCCCGTCTCGCCCAGGCCGACGACGTTGATCACCGGCTTCCTGTTCTCCAGCGAGCGCAGCATGTCGTCCTTGCGCCGGGAGGAAAAGTTAACGTCATAGGACTCGGGGTTGCCGTCCAGGATGACGTCCAGGTCCCTGGCGTAAAACCCCAGTTCCATCCCGGGGTAGGACGAGGACACGTCGGCGATGATCGGCCGCAGGGTGGTGTTCAGCACGCGCACCTTGGTATGCAGGCGCGCGTCGTCCGGCACACCCCGGCGGTCCAGGATGTCCTGGAAGGTTCCGTGGAGGCGCGCGTCCAGCATAAGCATGGCCTGCCCCATCTTCGCCCGGTCGTTGGCCACCAGGGCCTGCTCGGCGCGGCTGATGGTATGCAGCATATAGAAGGTCAGGAGACAGGGAAGGACCAGGAGCACGATGGTGAACAGCAAGAGCTGGCGGGCAAAACCGAAACGCACGTTGAACAACCTTTTCCCCTCTTCCCCGCTACCCGGAAATCAACGACTCAATGACCGGGAAGATATCAATGGTGCGAACGATGCCCACCGTCCGCCCCTTATCCGCCACCGTCACCCAGTTTACGCGGTGGGCGAGAAACCGCAGGGCGGTCTCGAGCACCCCGTCCCGGGCGCCGACCGTGACCAGGTCCATGGGGCGCATCAGGTCCCGCACGCGGACGCCGGTTCCCTCGCGCAGTTTACGGATATAGTACCAGCCCCAGGTCTCGGCCTTCTGCCAGGCGTCCTCCTCCAGGTCCTTGATGGCCACGGCCCCGAGCATGTTGCCGAGGCTCAGCATGCCCACCACCCGGCCGCCGCGGTCGATCACGGCCAGGGCATGCGGCCCCCGCCAGGCCGCGCCGTTCTTGTGGAAGGAACTGCGCAAGGCGGCAATGGCCTCCCGGACCGTCGCGTCCTCGGCCACGGTCGGGTATTCGCCGATGGGGACCATAATGTCCCGCGCCAGAATCGCCCCTGGGCCGGCCATGCCCGTCCCGCTACCTCCTTCACTCCTCGAGGAGTTCACTGATCCACCAGAAGACGTCGATCGAGCGGACGATGCCCACCGGCCGTCGCCGCTCGACCACCGGGAGGGAATTGATCCGGTTCCTGGCCATCTTCAGGGCGGCATCCCAAACGCTGTCATCCGGGCTGACGGCGATCAAAGTCGCCGGCCGCATGACCTCGCGCACCCTCGGCCCGCCCTGGCGCCTGACATCCCGCAGCATAAAGCCCCCCCAGGACGATCCCTCCACCGCCGGATCACCCTTGCCGGCGGCGTAAAGAACGGCGCGCAGGACGGTGCGCAGGGTGAGCACGCCTATCACCCCGCCGCCGTCATCGACCACCATGACCGAACGGAACCCGTGCCAGACTCCCTCGTCACGCTTGAGGTAAACGTTGATCATCGCCGCCGCCTCGTACAGCGAGGCCTCGGCGCGTACCGTGGGGTAGTCCCGGATGGGGACCATGATATCCCTGACACGCCGTTCTCTGCCCATTCTCCTACCCCTCCCGGGTGACAAAGGGAGTGCCCGACACATGATATTCGTCACTACACTACCTTTTCCTTTAGAGGGTACCTTCCACGGAGTCAAAGCCCGGCCCCGGCCGGAACAACAAAAAAGGGGGCCCGATCAGGGCCCCCAGGAAACTGCCGGAGCTATAACGTTAACACTACAGCCGCAACCCCTTCCGCCCAATATCGCGGCGGAAGTGTATCCCCTCGAAATGGATTTTTCCGACCGCCCGGTAGGCCCGGTCGATGGCCTCCGCCAGGTCGGCGCCGCGCGCCGTGACTCCGAGCACTCGCCCGCCGGCGGTTACCAGGCGGCCGTCCCGGCGACGGGTGCCGGCGTGGAAGACCAGTGCCTCCCGCGCCGCCTCGTCCAGGCCCTCGATGGCGTCCCCTTTCGGGTAGGCGCCCGGGTAACCCGAAGCGGCCAGGACGACGCAGACGGCCGCTCCCGGCTCCCAGGACAGCTCGATCTCGTCCAGCCGCCCCTCTATGACCGCTTCCATCACGTCAATCAGGTCGCTCTTTACCAGGGCCAGCAAAGGCTGCGCCTCCGGGTCCCCGAAACGGGCGTTGAACTCCAGGACTTTCGGCCCCGCAGAGGTGATCATCAGCCCGGCGTAGAGGACCCCGCGGTACGTAATGCCCTCCTCCCGCAGCGCCTGCACGGTCGGCACCAGGATCTCGTCCTGTACCCGGCGCAATATCTCGGGCGTGCAGACCGGCGCCGGCGCGTAGGCGCCCATGCCGCCGGTGTTCGGTCCCCGGTCGTCATCGAAGACCGGCTTGTGATCTTGTGCCGGGAGCAGCAGCCTGACGGTTTCCCCGTCGGTGAAGGCCAGGACGCTGGCCTCTTCGCCCACCAGCCGCTCCTCGACCAGCACCCGCCGGCCGGCCTCACCGAAGGCGCCCTTGGTCATCATGTCCTCCAGGGCCTGCCGGGCCTCCACCGGCCGTTCGGCGATGATCACGCCCTTGCCTGCCGCCAGGCCGTCGGCCTTGACCACGCACGGGCTGTCCAGCCGCCGGACATAGGCGTCGGCGGCGACGTAGTCCGTGAACTCACGGTACTCCGCCGTCGGCACCCCCGCCCGGGCCATGATCCGCTTGGCGAAGGCCTTGGACCCCTCCATCCGCGCCCCCCTGGCGTCCGGGCCGAAGACCCTCAGGCCCTCCGCCTTGAAGGCGTCGGCCAGACCGGCCACCAGGGGCGCCTCCGGCCCGACCACCGTCAGGCCTATGCCTTCCTGGCGGGCCAGGGACACCAGACCCCGGATGTCCTCGGCACCGATGGGTATACAGGTCGCCAATCCCTCCATCCCCGGGTTCCCTGGAGCGGCGAAGATCTTCTTCACCCGCGGGCTCTGGGCGATCTTCCAGACCAGGGCATGCTCCCTGCCGCCCCCGCCGACGACCAGGATTTTCATAGGTGCTGAACCTCCTGCCACTTTAATGCCGGAAGTGCCGCATCCCCGTGAACAGCATGGCGATACCGTGGGCGTCGGCCGCCTTGATCGACTCCTCGTCGCGGACCGAGCCGCCGGGCTGCACGATGGCCGCGATCCCGGCCCGCGCCGCCTCCTCGACGGTGTCCGGGAACGGAAAGAAGGCATCGGATGCCAGTACCGCCCCCCGGGCCTTTTCGCCGGCCTGTTCCAGCGCGATCCGCGCCGCCCCGACGCGGTTCATCTGCCCGGCGCCCACCCCCAGGAGCATGCGGTCCCCGGTCACCACGATGGCGTTCGACTTGACGTGCTTCACAATGGCAAAGGCGAAGGCCAGCTCCGCGATCTGCTCCTCGGTGGGCCTTTTCGCCGTGACCACCTTCAGGTCGCCCTCGCGGAAGAGGGCGCGGTCGGCTTCCTGTACCAGGAGCCCCCCGTTGACCTTCCGCAGCTGCAGCCAGTCCCCCGTGCCCCGCTCCACCGGGCCGGTGGCCAGCAAACGCAGGTTGGCCTTTTTCGTGAGGATTTCCAGCGCTTCCGGGGTGAAGTCGGGGGCGATCACCGCTTCCAGGAAGATCCCGGCCATCTCCTCCGCCGCCGCTCCGTCCACCGGCCGGTTGCAGGCCACGATCCCCCCGAAGGCCGACACCGGGTCGCCGGTGTACGCCAGGCGGTAGGCCTCGGCGAGGTCCGGCCGGCTGCTCACGCCGCACGGGTTGTTGTGCTTGACGATGACCGCCGTCGGTTCAGCGAATTCACACACCAGTTCTAAGGCGGCGTTGGCGTCGAGGATGTTGTTGTAGGAAAGCTCCTTGCCATGAATCTGCCGCGCCGTGGCCACCGAGGCCCCGCGGGCGTTGAGGTCACGGTAAAACGCCGCCCGCTGGTGCGGGTTCTCGCCGTAGCGGAGGATCTGCACCCGTTCAAAGGGGAAGGTCGCCTCCGCCGGGAAGGTGTCCACCCCTACCGGGAAGCCGGCCAGGTAGGTGGCGATGGCGGCATCGTAGTGGGCCGTGTGGGCAAAAGCCTCTTGCGCCAGGGCCAGGCGCCGCTCGGCGTCCACGTCCCCGTCCCGCCGGAGCGCCTCGACAATCTCCGCGTACCGCCCCGGGTTGACGACCACGACGACGTGGGCGTGGTTCTTGGCCGCCGCCCGGATCATGGCCGGGCCGCCGATGTCGATGTTTTCAACAGCCTCGGCCAGGGGGACGCCATCCCGGGCGACCGTCTGCTTGAACGGATAAAGGTTCACAGCCACGAGGTCGATGGGCCGGATGCCGAACTCGCCGATCTGGTTCAGGTGCTCGGGTTTCCTTTCGGCCAGGATCCCGGCGTGAATGGCCGGGTGCAGGGTCTTCACTCTTCCCCCCAGGATCTCCGGGAAACCGGTCACTTCCGCCACCAGGGTCACCCGGACCCCGGCTTCCCGCAGGATCCGCGCCGTGCCCCCGGTGGAAAGGACCTCGACCCCGATTTCCTCGAGGGCCCGCGCGAACTCGACCACCCCGGTCTTGTCCGAAACGCTGACCAGTGCCCGTTTAACCGGCATTACCCCACCCTCTTTCACGTTTTCGCATCAAATGCCTTGGAGGCCATACTCTTTGGTCTAATCGGCAATTATTACCTTGCGCCCGCGGGTCGAGAGGCGCCCCTCGATAAACAACCTGATGGCCTCGGGATAGATGCGGTGCTCCTCGGCCAGGACCCTCGCCGCCAGGGTTTCTTCGGTATCGTCCTGGTATACGGGCACCACAGCCTGCAGGATAATCGGCCCCGTATCCACGCCGTGGTCCACAAAATGTACCGTGCAGCCCGAATAGCGTACCCCGTAGTCCAGCACCTGCCGGTGGGCATGCAGTCCGGGAAAGGCCGGGAGCAGGGTGGGGTGGATGTTGAGGATACGGTTCGGAAAAGCATCCAGCACCAGCGGGCCGACGATACGCATGTAACCGGCCAGGCAGACCAGTTCCACCCCGTGAGCCTTTAACAGGGAAACGATCTCCCGCTCGTAGGATTCTATGTCGGGGTGGCCCCCAAGGTCCACGAAATGGGCCGGGATGCCGCGGGCACGCGCCCGCTCCAGGGCCAGGGCCCGGGAATTGTCACTGATCACCACCGCCACGCGGGCGTTCAGGCGCCCCTGGTCAATGGCGTCCAGGATGGCCTGCAGGTTGGAACCCCGCCCCGAAGCTAAGACCCCAATGGTTAAGGCGCCCACGGCATCCTCCCCCTTTACTCCTCGGCATAGGTTACGCCCGCGCCGCGGATGGTCTCCCCGACCAGGTAGGCCGTTTCTCCCATCCGCGCCAGGTCGGCGATGACCGCGTCCGCCTGCTCCCCCGGTACCACCAGGACGAGGCCCAGACCCATATTGAAGGTGCGGTACATCTCCGGCTCGGCCACGTTCCCCATTTCCTGGATCAGGCGGAATACGGGCGGGACCGGCCATGAGCCCTTCTTCAGGCGCGCCCCCACCCCGCGGGGCAGAATGCGCGGGACGTTCTCCGTCAGGCCGCCCCCGGTGATGTGGGCCATGCCGTACACCTTAAAGCGGTCAAGGAGCGGCAATATCGCGCGGACGTAGATCCGCGTAGGGATGAGCAGTTCCTCTCCGACCGTCCGTCCCAGGGCATGATGGTAGCTGTCAAGGTCGAGCCGCCCCATATCCAGCAGGGCCAAACGGGCCAGGGAAAAACCGTTGGAATGCAGCCCGGAGGAGACCAGGCCGATAAGGGCGTCCCCCGCCCGCACCGACGTGCCGTCGATGATTTTCTCCCGTTCGACCACACCCACGGCGAAGCCCGCCAGGTCGTATTCCTCCCGGCCGTAGAATCCCGGCATCTCGGCCGTTTCCCCGCCGATAAGGGCGCACCCGGCCTGCCGGCAGCCCTCGGCGATGCCGCCGACGATGGCCGCCACGCACTCCGGATCGAGCTTGCCCACGGCCAGGTAGTCCAGGAAAAAGAGGGGCTCCGCGCCCTGGACCAGGATATCGTTCACGCACATGGCCACCAGGTCGACACCGACCGTGTCGTGTACATCCAGAGCGAAGGCCACTTTCAGCTTCGTGCCCACGCCGTCGGTGCCGGCCACCAGAACGGGGTTCCGGTATTTCGCCGCGTTAAGGGCGAAAAGGCCCCCGAACCCCCCCAGGTCCCCGAGGACCTCGGGCCGGGCCGTGCGCCGGACGGCCTCGCGTATCAACTCTACGGCGCGGTTGGCGGCCTGGATGTCCACCCCCGCGCCGGCATAGGTCAGGCTTACCCGCTTGTCCTTCTCCACCTTCGTCAGACCCCCACCTTTTCGAGGGTGAACTTCCCGGCGTTATCGGGCCGCGCGATTTCCACCGGGTAGCACCCGCTGAAACAGGCCGTGCAGAAGTTCTCCCGGTAATCGCCGAACACGCTCAAGAGCCCGTCCAGGCTAAGGTAATACAGGCTGTCGGCACCGGTGAACCGCCGGATCTCCTCCAGCGGCTTTTCGGCGGCGATCAACTCCTTTTCGTTCGAGGTGTCGATCCCGAAGAAGCAGGAACGGATAATCGGCGGCGAACTGAGGCAGAGGTGCACCTCGGCCGCCCCCGCGTCCCGCAGCATGTGCACGATTTTCCCGCTGGTCGTACCCCGGACAAGGGAATCATCCACCAGCACGACCCGCCGCCCTTCCAGGACCTCCC containing:
- the atoS gene encoding two-component system sensor histidine kinase AtoS, producing the protein MRFGFARQLLLFTIVLLVLPCLLTFYMLHTISRAEQALVANDRAKMGQAMLMLDARLHGTFQDILDRRGVPDDARLHTKVRVLNTTLRPIIADVSSSYPGMELGFYARDLDVILDGNPESYDVNFSSRRKDDMLRSLENRKPVINVVGLGETGLLEAYMPLERNGEVIGLVLARENMNAIYKRLSRVRTEAYVVIMVGVLVGVGGFFFILNRFLRMTIEVKDGLRHLENDLGYRLPPAVGELGEIANAVNHLAARLGEVQSYNEIILDSIDAGIVAVDMDGRLMTANPSATRIFGLTDEDLEQDFRAVLPAGSPARELIARALDGGETVKEHSAQWTTPGGEVKDLVCTTGLLFNARQEAVGVVLTCKDVTEKNRLEERMRRQEKLASLGKFVAGVAHEIRNPLTSISGYIQHWQRNNTPSARAVATVCREVMRLNAIVDKLLTFARPGESKVGRHDLNRLVERALQFFITMHDEKVRIVKDLSPDLPAVRMDPEQIQQVLVNMLYNAVQAMPDGGTLTVATGYRREIDMVTLEVGDTGCGIPEENLSKIFDPFFTTRARGSGLGLALVHEIVGVHGGHIEVRSRVSEGTTFTVYLPRYRAEEDEEEERTS
- a CDS encoding CBS domain-containing protein; this translates as MAGPGAILARDIMVPIGEYPTVAEDATVREAIAALRSSFHKNGAAWRGPHALAVIDRGGRVVGMLSLGNMLGAVAIKDLEEDAWQKAETWGWYYIRKLREGTGVRVRDLMRPMDLVTVGARDGVLETALRFLAHRVNWVTVADKGRTVGIVRTIDIFPVIESLISG
- a CDS encoding CBS domain-containing protein, with the translated sequence MGRERRVRDIMVPIRDYPTVRAEASLYEAAAMINVYLKRDEGVWHGFRSVMVVDDGGGVIGVLTLRTVLRAVLYAAGKGDPAVEGSSWGGFMLRDVRRQGGPRVREVMRPATLIAVSPDDSVWDAALKMARNRINSLPVVERRRPVGIVRSIDVFWWISELLEE
- the purD gene encoding phosphoribosylamine--glycine ligase, yielding MKILVVGGGGREHALVWKIAQSPRVKKIFAAPGNPGMEGLATCIPIGAEDIRGLVSLARQEGIGLTVVGPEAPLVAGLADAFKAEGLRVFGPDARGARMEGSKAFAKRIMARAGVPTAEYREFTDYVAADAYVRRLDSPCVVKADGLAAGKGVIIAERPVEARQALEDMMTKGAFGEAGRRVLVEERLVGEEASVLAFTDGETVRLLLPAQDHKPVFDDDRGPNTGGMGAYAPAPVCTPEILRRVQDEILVPTVQALREEGITYRGVLYAGLMITSAGPKVLEFNARFGDPEAQPLLALVKSDLIDVMEAVIEGRLDEIELSWEPGAAVCVVLAASGYPGAYPKGDAIEGLDEAAREALVFHAGTRRRDGRLVTAGGRVLGVTARGADLAEAIDRAYRAVGKIHFEGIHFRRDIGRKGLRL
- the purH gene encoding bifunctional phosphoribosylaminoimidazolecarboxamide formyltransferase/IMP cyclohydrolase; this translates as MPVKRALVSVSDKTGVVEFARALEEIGVEVLSTGGTARILREAGVRVTLVAEVTGFPEILGGRVKTLHPAIHAGILAERKPEHLNQIGEFGIRPIDLVAVNLYPFKQTVARDGVPLAEAVENIDIGGPAMIRAAAKNHAHVVVVVNPGRYAEIVEALRRDGDVDAERRLALAQEAFAHTAHYDAAIATYLAGFPVGVDTFPAEATFPFERVQILRYGENPHQRAAFYRDLNARGASVATARQIHGKELSYNNILDANAALELVCEFAEPTAVIVKHNNPCGVSSRPDLAEAYRLAYTGDPVSAFGGIVACNRPVDGAAAEEMAGIFLEAVIAPDFTPEALEILTKKANLRLLATGPVERGTGDWLQLRKVNGGLLVQEADRALFREGDLKVVTAKRPTEEQIAELAFAFAIVKHVKSNAIVVTGDRMLLGVGAGQMNRVGAARIALEQAGEKARGAVLASDAFFPFPDTVEEAARAGIAAIVQPGGSVRDEESIKAADAHGIAMLFTGMRHFRH
- the purN gene encoding phosphoribosylglycinamide formyltransferase, encoding MGALTIGVLASGRGSNLQAILDAIDQGRLNARVAVVISDNSRALALERARARGIPAHFVDLGGHPDIESYEREIVSLLKAHGVELVCLAGYMRIVGPLVLDAFPNRILNIHPTLLPAFPGLHAHRQVLDYGVRYSGCTVHFVDHGVDTGPIILQAVVPVYQDDTEETLAARVLAEEHRIYPEAIRLFIEGRLSTRGRKVIIAD
- the purM gene encoding phosphoribosylformylglycinamidine cyclo-ligase: MTYAGAGVDIQAANRAVELIREAVRRTARPEVLGDLGGFGGLFALNAAKYRNPVLVAGTDGVGTKLKVAFALDVHDTVGVDLVAMCVNDILVQGAEPLFFLDYLAVGKLDPECVAAIVGGIAEGCRQAGCALIGGETAEMPGFYGREEYDLAGFAVGVVEREKIIDGTSVRAGDALIGLVSSGLHSNGFSLARLALLDMGRLDLDSYHHALGRTVGEELLIPTRIYVRAILPLLDRFKVYGMAHITGGGLTENVPRILPRGVGARLKKGSWPVPPVFRLIQEMGNVAEPEMYRTFNMGLGLVLVVPGEQADAVIADLARMGETAYLVGETIRGAGVTYAEE